A region of Pristiophorus japonicus isolate sPriJap1 chromosome 32, sPriJap1.hap1, whole genome shotgun sequence DNA encodes the following proteins:
- the LOC139240516 gene encoding probable G-protein coupled receptor 139, with product MGYSVIVEVEEIYYPILAAAGFPVNLVAIVILSRRKCGLSKCITRYLVGMAAADLLVVFFDVILLRIKTHYLSLSLLLITPVCCFTNVLRFAAIMVSVWLTVAFTFDRFVAICCEKLKMKYCTDKTAAVVLGVVSVLGCLESVPVYFVYGPREVKNGVPWGCVPKASFYTSPEWTAFEIFHRLLTPCLPFLLVLLLNALTVRRVLATNKVRRRLRGDRSPKDPELENRRRSVVLLFAISGSFVLLWGTQVVSYLHQRIATNYDMVSHPARLVESTGTMLQLLNSCTNTGVYLVTQSRFREELKNVLKYTFTRIIKLVKFK from the exons ATGGGATATTCAGTCATTGTCGAGGTGGAAGAGATTTACTATCCCATCCTTGCTGCCGCTGGGTTCCCTG tGAATttggtggcgattgtgatcctgtcccggagaaagtgcggcctctccaaatgcatcactcgctacctggtgggaaTGGCTGCTGCGGATCTGCTGGTCGTTTTCTTCGATGTGATACTGCTTCGCATTAAGACACATTACCTCTCCCTTTCGCTCCTGCTCATCACTCCCGTCTGCTGCTTCACCAACGTCCTGAGGTTCGCGGCCATTATGGTTTCAGTCTGGCTCACGgtcgctttcacctttgatcgGTTTGTGGCCATTTGCTGTGAGAAGCTGAAAATGAAATATTGCACCGACAAAACGGCGGCCGTGGTTCTGGGGGTAGTGAGCGTGCTGGGCTGTTTGGAGAGCGTCCCGGTTTATTTTGTATACGGGCCTCGGGAAGTGAAAAACGGTGTCCCGTGGGGCTGCGTCCCGAAAGCCAGCTTTTATACATCACCGGAATGGACGGCATTTGAAATCTTCCACCGCTTGCTGACGCCGTGCCTGCCATTCCTTCTGGTCTTGCTGCTCAACGCTCTCACTGTCCGGCGGGTCTTGGCCACCAACAAGGTCCGCAGGAGACTGCGCGGAGACAGATCCCCCAAGGACCCGGAGCTTGAGAACCGCCGAAGATCCGTCGTCTTACTCTTCGCCATATCAGGCAGCTTCGTGCTGCTGTGGGGGACACAGGTCGTGTCCTACCTCCACCAGCGGATTGCCACCAACTATGACATGGTCAGTCACCCTGCCCGCCTGGTGGAGAGCACTGGGACCATGCTTCAGTTACTCAACTCCTGTACAAACACAGGGGTCTACTTGGTGACCCAGTCCCGGtttagagaggagttgaagaatgtgctGAAATATACCTTCACTCGAATCATTAAGTTGGTTAAATTCAAATAA